The Cydia amplana chromosome 20, ilCydAmpl1.1, whole genome shotgun sequence nucleotide sequence CGGTAAAGCATTTGGATATCGGAAACAGATGATGAAGCATCAGCTGAAGGTACATAAAAGAGAGAAAATGAGGACTGGAAGAATGCCCTTGTACTTGCAGGTTGAGTCTTTAGAAAAGAATGGAATAGAAGCTCCTGTGTCAGATAATGTTGCCATGTAGAAAATCCTGATATTTATGTGTTTATTTCTTTGTTCTTTCGTCATCATCATTATTATCAAATCATGCCAATTATCATTATACTAAGGATTGAAATGTTGCTGATGGTATAACTATAAGTCAGCAATTACTTCCTTTGATGTGTCCAATTATTTGTTTAGTAGTTGCCTACAAGtagataaataagtaataaaagaatctatcataatattattttcattattcTGATACCCGTTCCCCTGTGTACTTATTTGCCATGATTCTGAAGGTTTTCTCATAATTATGAGATGAGTATGCTTCTTCAAACCATTGTTTACATAGcgcatatagctggtcaaaccaaattggcagtaaataagaacacaaaaaactatacttatccttttcttttgggtgctagtactagtgtaagacaaagctagtatgattctttctgtctatgtttgaaatgggacagtcctttgacaaactataggtacAGATAATCCGAACAAATAACTCATGCAAACATACGCGTgctcaaagagtagtataatatatatatgagaaaGTATGCGCGTGCTATACCTATGCGCCGTGTGAAATGAAATATTGTATTTAATGCATACTCTTTACAATGGTTCTTAATTGCAAATGGCCATTTATATTACCTATCAAAACAATCGTATGAATTGTCAAACTGACTTAATTCTGAGCTTAATTCACAACAAACATTTTAAAAGTCTGACTTTCAAAAGCATTTCACCATGGCAAACGAGGCTGAAGAAACGATTCGCAAACTTAGCACGCATAAAGGTGTGGCTGGCGTAATTGTTGTCAACGGCGaaggtataaaaataaaaatataacaataaaagaACCTACTTCACGAAACAGTCTAACATGtccttattttaattgtttactaGCTGTAGTACAGTGTTTTTCAAGAGAACAACCGCTTCTTCCTAATGTTGTCTCGGCTTATGGGAAGGCCgtgcagcacggttccatttttatcgactatcactatgcccgtcactttcgcacttacatacttgttagaacgtgacaggcatggtcataaacgataaaaatgcgaccgtgctactagtaGCCCTAGGGctgcattgacatagatatctagggactggctttacgggcaataataatgaggcatgacaggggccagtacagcggtgtgaaaccgctacaacgcgattggttgatgagatcgcatcacgcgcgcgattggttgatgagttcgcattacgcgcgctattggtcgcaactagttgcgttagactgctcgattggctggaattcgagagtaacaccgctgaactatttagtatcatttttagtgcccgtaaagCCCGtcctagatattatacgtcaatgggaaCCTGGGATCcctaatcgaacgagcgagcgaagcgaagtgaagttcttacattcaacttggagcacacggctggctaggggcacgtcccggcatttcgatgtttttaagctgaactatcaaaggatagtttgatacacaataacttaagtaaatttgttctaatctcaatgaaattgggtaaatgTGTAgatgagggcattatatttcagtcattaaattatgagcagcctcgatcaaggggttattgagctagaagagcttagaaggctaaaaagctatttgtcaGGGGTCTTTCTATTCTGGTAATCTTTTTTGCAAGAaggtatggtcgagtttggtatcaaatgaaagtgctcggcttacacatttataatatattttttaaatttacaattttaaaataaaaatttacaattttaaaataatgatgtaacattttggcgaaccgcgagttctcagttcggggcgaactaatACTAGTTATAAATCAAATTCCTAGAACCTAGTCCTACTTACCAACTGTAATTCTAGGTATCCCGATCAAGACGACACTAGAAAACCATGTGTCAGTACAATACGCCGGACTCATGGGCTCCCTCGTAGACAAAGCTAAATCGGTTGTAAGAGACCTGGACCCCACCAACGAGTTGACGTTCCTCAGGATTCGGAGCAAAAGGAGCGAGATCATGGTGGCGCCAGATAAAGACTTTATTTTAATCGTCGTTCAAAATCCTGTTGACTGACGAAGGCTTTGGCTTTTCAGccagttgttttttatttcgaTTCTCGATTAGATTTTAACGTAAAGTGTTTTAGTATAGCTATTTAGTCTTAattgtttataatataatttctgTAATCATGACATGATTAGCATATTTTACTAACCCCGCGATCTTCCGCGCTTCAGCTAATTGCGTCAATAATggttcttttatttattaaatctctGATCACCGCGGTAGATCATGGTGTcagttaattttttaattgtttcgGAAAGCATAGGGTGTATtcggtatttccgaatgacgaatagtggcggataattccgaaagctgactcttactacaacggaatacgagtgattttacaatgattttcgggattacccgatgtccggaattacccgaatacaccttaacTGTAATTAGCGGTTAGAATGATGAGCGGCACAAATTTTACAGTGTAATTATTGTTTCAATAAATGTTTCCTGTCCCATAACCGTTtgattaatacaaaaataagttTCGAagtcaatatatttatttcactagGTAATCTTAATAATACATAAAACGTCACACTAAATTAATAAGGAATGGTCTAATCACTTTACCATTGGCCCCTGCCTCTAAAACCGCCACGGAACCCACCTCTCCCCCTGAAACCGCCGCCAAACCCCCTATTTCCAAATCCTCCTTGATTGTTTCCAAATCCTCCTTGATTGTTTCCAAATCCTCCTTGGTTGTTCCCGAAGCCGCCCCTGCCCCCAATGCCGCCTCCGGTGAAGCCGGCTCGCGGTCCGCTGGTGCCCCAGCCGCGGTTGCCCCGTTTCGCCCCATCGGGTCTGAATACGGGGGTGCCTTGCTCGCGTTGGATGTTGTGGTCTCCGGCGTCGACCACGCATAAGGCCTTTACGCAGTTGACGAGCTGTAAAAGGAAATGTCACGATATTGTTCTAAGATGAAACCATTATAAGTTGGTTATTAGGttagttaataattaattagggtAGTTTATGAATTGCTGTGGAGTGCTAccgttcgccaacaaactgtcatgcagtttggcgaaagaatatgtataatgtatggctgtgtattttttattgagtaaatatattaaaaaaaaaaaattggaatgCCATTCGAGTCACTTACGGACTGGACTGGCTTGGCTTATTAAATtcaacatcatcatcttcctcgcgttgtcccggcattttgccacggctcatgggagcctggggtccgcttggcaactaatcccagtaattggcgtgggcactagtttttacgaaagcgactgccatctgaccttccaacccagagggtaaactaggcccgtttagggattagtccggtttcctcacgatgttttccttcaccgaaaagcgactggtaaatatcaaatgatatttagtacataagttccgaaaaactcattggtacgagccggggttcgaacccgcgacctccggattgcaagtcgcacgctcttaccgctaggccaccagcacttCCGCGCGCGCGCGCTATTAAATTCAACAATGTCAAAATTTTCCAATAAAATCTAAGGCGGGCGGGCAGTACGGGACGGATGTATATCCTCTTCCCCTTTTCCCTTACCTTTTGCTCAGAGGGAGAGAACTGCAGCGCGGCATCAGGTTCAGCGGCCGCGCGCTCTACTAGTTTCTCTATGGCGGGCCGCAGCGCCGTCACCATGGCGGCCACGCGCGGTGACATGTCGAAGTTCAGCCAGTTGTCCAAGCGCACCATTTCCTCGATCTggtatacaattatttatttaaaaaatttattaattaaacttaggTCCTCGCAGGTaggctaaagctttggattcctccgaaaacggtgccgtcatattacggccgctatatagcgttgactgacgtcactagaacgttgtctatgtaaacaagatggcgcggtttcctagacggcgttacgttacgttgattgtcaatgtaacgtaagatgacggccgtcatgaccttgtcgatagtttcgtgaacgttttattagatagcggtgacgccattttgaataaatgacacgagatttgaataaatgattcggtactacgattattttcctcttctgatgatatttcatcctccaagtaaattatagatgatcaagcaaatcttatcagtaggaaaaggcgcgaaattcaaattttctatgggacgttatcctatcgcgcctacatttttcaaatttgccgctttgaccttggtggctgacggtgtgttatgacgccgtggtactttccacatgtcgccaccgtaaagacggccgtcttttgctgccgctatatgacggcaccgttttcggaggaatccaaagctttagggctcatttagatgatgcgagaactcgcatgcgagtttcattacattccgggttttgatcggtcgcttgaattggacgtaaccaacagtccgcaatgtatcTAAAatagcatgcgagttcgcgcgccgtctaaatcagccgtAACACTAAGAGGAGGTTTTGGATACAACCAAGGAGGATTTGGAAATAAAGGAGGTTTTGGGAATAGAAAGGTTTGGTGGGGATTTAGGAGAGGGTTTCGTGGCGGTAGGCTAACACTAAGAGGGGGTTTTGGATACAACCAAGGAGACTTTGGAAACAATCAAGGATTTTCTGGAAATAGCTATTCTTTAGCTAGGTCTATGTATATGTAACTGACGGCGCCAGCGCGAACTTTTTCACTGAGTGCGAACATCAGGAAATACATTCACTAccagacaaaaaacggcgcactaccccagaaaccggtcgtctatagctCGTATAAAAGCGGGTTgtccggcatctgagcaaagttcaggtgggttcctggcagtgaatg carries:
- the LOC134657424 gene encoding dynein light chain roadblock-type 2-like, whose translation is MANEAEETIRKLSTHKGVAGVIVVNGEGIPIKTTLENHVSVQYAGLMGSLVDKAKSVVRDLDPTNELTFLRIRSKRSEIMVAPDKDFILIVVQNPVD